AAACCGAGACGAGGCTAGCGATCCAGCAGTTCGAAACGCTCTTCAAGCGTTGGCCCAACAGCAAGATCACGGCCGCGGCCCAGGAAGAATACCGTGAAGCGCGGGACCGCCTGAGCGAGTCCATCTACCGCGTTGGCCTCTTCTACTTCCGGCAGCAGTGGTATCCGGGAGCGATTACGCGATTTCGTGAGGTCCTCGACGACGACCCGCGGTATACGTATCGTGACGCGGTCTACTATTACCTCGCGCGGGCACTGATTCGAGTCAAGCAGCAGGCGGAGGCGTTGCCGTTACTGGACAGGCTGCAAAAGGAGTTCGAGACCAGCGAATATCTGGGGAGGGCCAAGGAGCTGGCCGCGCAACTGAAGTCGTCAATGGAGGCAAACCTCAAGCCGTCGTAACAAGCAGGGCGCATGGGGCGAGGCGCCGCCCTCCCCTACCACGGCGCGTTCGGCGAGCGCGCCCGACCATGCGGCTCGGACCGATAAAGGTGGGGCTCTGAGGCCCTGTCGAGAGCGGGCGCGGGCACGCCGCGACTGAACGCGACATAGTAGTCGACTGCGGACCAGATCGCGAATGCGAGCACGGCCCACAGCGCCACGGTGCCGAGGAACGCGAGCGAGCCCAGGTAGTCGGCGCCAAGGATGAGCAACAGGATAGCGACGACCTGCGTCGTCATCTTGAGCTTGCCGAGCGGTGAGGCGGGCATGCTCTGTCCACGTGTCTGAGCCACGCTCCGGAGGCCGGTGACGGCAAGCTCGCGGCCGATGATCACCGCCACTATCCAGGCGGGGGCGCGGCCCATCTGGACGAGCGACACGAGGGCAGCCGTGATGAGC
This Luteitalea sp. DNA region includes the following protein-coding sequences:
- the bamD gene encoding outer membrane protein assembly factor BamD, which produces TETRLAIQQFETLFKRWPNSKITAAAQEEYREARDRLSESIYRVGLFYFRQQWYPGAITRFREVLDDDPRYTYRDAVYYYLARALIRVKQQAEALPLLDRLQKEFETSEYLGRAKELAAQLKSSMEANLKPS
- the pgsA gene encoding CDP-diacylglycerol--glycerol-3-phosphate 3-phosphatidyltransferase, encoding MNLPNALSLARIFLVPLLVVVLLTKFEGRAIVGLPKEYVAAAIFLVASLTDWLDGYLARRRQQVTALGQWLDPLADKLLITAALVSLVQMGRAPAWIVAVIIGRELAVTGLRSVAQTRGQSMPASPLGKLKMTTQVVAILLLILGADYLGSLAFLGTVALWAVLAFAIWSAVDYYVAFSRGVPAPALDRASEPHLYRSEPHGRARSPNAPW